One genomic segment of Pseudonocardia sp. T1-2H includes these proteins:
- a CDS encoding FmdB family zinc ribbon protein, translating into MPRYEFRCRECTTTFEVDRPMAAASDPADCPHGHADTVKLLSTVALGGRAGGAGAPRPAMAPAGGGGCCGGGCCG; encoded by the coding sequence CCGCTGCCGGGAGTGCACCACGACGTTCGAGGTCGACCGGCCGATGGCCGCCGCCTCGGACCCAGCGGACTGCCCGCACGGGCACGCCGACACCGTCAAGCTGCTCTCGACGGTCGCGCTCGGCGGCCGGGCCGGCGGCGCCGGCGCACCCCGGCCCGCGATGGCGCCCGCCGGCGGCGGGGGCTGCTGCGGCGGCGGTTGCTGCGGCTGA